From Desulfonatronovibrio magnus:
ACTTATGGCCTGCATGTTCCTCTTTACTGTCAACATTGTGATAACCCCAAGTGCATGAAAGCATGTACAAATAAGGCTCTTTTCCAGGATCCGCAGGGAGTGGTCAGGCTTAAGGAAGAAATTTGCCAGCAATGCGTGACAAAAAATTGTCTCATGGCCTGTCCTTATGTAGCCATGATGTGTACTGGACATGAAAACCCGGTAACCAAATGTGACTTATGCGTGACCCGAGCGGATCTTGGTCCGGCTTGCGTTTTAATGTGCCCATGTGATGCTTTAATCCTGGCAGATAGAGAATCGCTGCCAGATCTTGAAACTGATGCATCCAAACAGGCCTGGCAAAGGGTAAAAAAATACATCATCTGCCCTGACTGCCAGAATCCTGGATGAATCTCTTTTCATACATGCATCAATCTCCAAAGTG
This genomic window contains:
- a CDS encoding 4Fe-4S dicluster domain-containing protein; this encodes MKTLYIDYSKCIGCGTCEAVCKFIYRVPRIIMSRTTYGLHVPLYCQHCDNPKCMKACTNKALFQDPQGVVRLKEEICQQCVTKNCLMACPYVAMMCTGHENPVTKCDLCVTRADLGPACVLMCPCDALILADRESLPDLETDASKQAWQRVKKYIICPDCQNPG